AACGCTGTCGAAAAAGCGATAGAAAGTAAAACAAACAGTAAAAAAGTCTAACCCCCGAGAGGACCGCCAGCAGGAGCTTTCTGTCCGCTCCCACCGGACTGGGCTTCTCTGGCGGCACCGCCTTAAGGAACTGCGTATTTTTTTAGCAATCAAACCAAAAGTGATGGAGATGAAAATGAATATCGAAAAATGGGCGCCTTGGAACTGGTTTAGACATGAGCAGGAACAGGCAAACCAGAAGCCGCAGGGGACGGACCTCACCTTCTATGGCAACAACCCCTTCGGCGAACTGCACCGGGAGATGGACCGGATGTTTAATCAGGTCTTTCAGGGCGCAGGGTTTCCGGCCATCAAATCCGGCTTTCCGCTTCCGGCCTTCTCGCCGACCCTTCTCAAACCCAGCGTAGACATCAGCGAATCGGAAAAATCCTACGCGATCACAGCCGAAGTCCCCGGCGTGGAGGAAAAGGACGTGAAAATCGAACTGGTCGGCAACACCCTGACCATCAGCGGCGAAAAGAAACACGAAAAGGAAGACAAGGACAAGAACTGGCACCGTATTGAACGCTCTTACGGCTCGTTCAAGCGTGTCCTTTCTCTGCCCGAGGACGCTGTGGCCGATGAAGCGGAGGCAACCTTTAAAAATGGAATCCTCAATATCAGCGTCCCACGCAAAGCTCAGAAAAAACCGGCCAACATCCGGCAGATCGAAATCAAGAAGGCAAGCTGACAAAAAGTTTATAACTCACCGACTCTGAACCTCTCCCCCGCCCGGTATCAGGTATATCGGGCGGATTTTTTACTTGTTCGCGCCCGCGATAATAAGAAAGAGAATCAGAAGGACAGCGGAAATATAAGTTCCGATTTTTCCGGGTCGGGTCCGGAATTTAATGATTCCGGTAATCAGAGCCATGACTTCGCAGATCAAAAAGAATATTCCGCCAATATCCTTCCCCTGACCGCCTGAAGCCTCGGCAATCAAACCAATCAAAAGGGCGATAAAAACGCCGCCAATGCTGGCCCTGGCGCTGAACTGACCGACCCAGGCCGTCGGATCGCGGTCCGGCGAAGCGCTCAAGGCGACCTGCTCCCCAAACGCCTGCGGCGCATCGAAATTGCTGAGAATCTCTTCGACCACTTCTTTCCCGGCTTTTTCCTCGGGCTGTCCGACGATCTCAAGCACCTGCTCCTTCAGGCTTTCGACCACAGCCTCGATTTCCTCCTTGTCCGCCCCCTTGCGTCTCATGGAGCGGCTGACTTTCTTCAGATATTTTGTGAGCCGTTTGCGTCCGGCGCGGGAGAGATGATCCATGCCTATTCCTCAATCTGCTCAAGCAACCGGAGAATTGCCTTGTTAGTGTCGTCCCAATAATGCCGCATATCCTGCAACCGCCTCTTTCCAGACGCTGTGAGTTTGAAATAGCGGCGCGGTGGCCCTGATTCCGACGGCCCGGTCCGCACACTGACCAGCCCCTCTTTCTTCAGACGGCCAAGCACAAGATAAAGCGTACTTTCCTTGAACGCCAGCCCCGGATACTCTTCCAGTTGCCGCAAAATCGAATAGCCGTAAGCCTCCCCCCGCGACAGAATCGCGAGCACACAAAGCTCGACCAGACCCTTTCGGATCTGCGAAATCCAGCTATCGACGGACAATTCGCTCAAAGCACTGAACCTTGAATTCTATTGTTATTACAAAGGGTTTTAACACACCCGACATACCCATCATACCCTGAAAATTGGTACTCTGCAACGCATTACTCTGCATAACAGTACTATGTATTGACAAGTAGCGTAATACAGAGTACCTTGCCAAGCATTACACCCGCAAAACATTATGACAACAGGAGTGCGTGAAATGTCTATCTACAAACCCAATGCAATCATTCTCGGAAGTCTTCTGGACGAGCTTCTCCTCGGTACGGCAGGCGCAGATATAATCTCAGGCTACGCGGGCGATGATGCCATTTTCTCCGGCTGGGGTGACGATGTCATCATCGGCGGCGCGGGCGGCGATCTTCTCGTCAGTGGCCGCGGACAGGATTTCCTCGCCGGAAAGCGGGGCAATGACGCCCTTTTCGGCGGAACCGGAAACGATCTTCTGGTGGGCGGCTCCGGTAACGATGCTCTCTTTGGCGGACGCGGCAACGATGTTCTGGCCGGAAATGCCGGACAGGACATTTTGGCTGGAGAAGATGGCGATGACGCCCTTTTCGGCGGCACGGGCGATGACCTTCTGGCCGGAGGGAACGGTAATGATCTTCTCGCAGGAGAATCCGGAAACGACGCCCTTTTCGGGGGATACGGCCACGACGTTCTGGCAGGCGGGATCGGCAACGATCTTCTGGCCGGAGAACAAGGTAATGATATTCTCGATGGCGAGGCCGGAGACGATGTTCTCGCAGGCGGCGAAGGAACGGACCTCCTTCTGGGCGGTATCGGAAACGACGCCCTGTTCGGTGGAAACTACAATGACGTCCTGAACGGCCAGTCCGGTCACGACGCCCTGTTCGGTGAAAACGGAAACGACATTCTCGCCGGAGAACTCGGCAACGACCTTCTCGCAGGCGGCAACGGCGATGATGCCCTCTTCGGCGGCGCCGATAATGACGTGCTGGCAGGGGAAAGCGGTAACGACCTGCTCGCGGGGGAAACGGGCGATGACGCCTTGTTCGGCGGCACAGGACACGATTGGCTTTCCGGCGGCTGGGGCAATGATCTTCTGGCCGGAGAAGAAGGCAACGATGCCCTCGGCGGCGATGCCGGAGACGATGCCTTGTTCGGCGGTTCCGGAAATGATGCCCTCTTCGGCGGGATCGGCAATGACCTGCTCTATGGCGGCGCGGACGGGGATATCCTCTTCGGCGAAGCCGGGAACGATGCCTTCCTTTTCGACGCGGAAAGCATCGCCTCCGGTCCCGATATCATCGGCGACTTCACCAGCGGACAAGATGTGATCGTTCTGGCCGACCTGATCGATTTGGATGCTTTCGATCCCCTCACCCAATCCATCAACGACTTCATCCTGACTCTGGAAGTGGACGGCAACACGGTCATCGGCGTTGACGCCGACGGCACGGGAACGGAAGCAAGCTTGCAAATAGTGGCAGCACTGGCAGGAGCGACCGGACTCGGCTCCGCCGAAGACATGATC
The sequence above is drawn from the Alphaproteobacteria bacterium genome and encodes:
- a CDS encoding PadR family transcriptional regulator → MSELSVDSWISQIRKGLVELCVLAILSRGEAYGYSILRQLEEYPGLAFKESTLYLVLGRLKKEGLVSVRTGPSESGPPRRYFKLTASGKRRLQDMRHYWDDTNKAILRLLEQIEE
- a CDS encoding Hsp20/alpha crystallin family protein — its product is MNIEKWAPWNWFRHEQEQANQKPQGTDLTFYGNNPFGELHREMDRMFNQVFQGAGFPAIKSGFPLPAFSPTLLKPSVDISESEKSYAITAEVPGVEEKDVKIELVGNTLTISGEKKHEKEDKDKNWHRIERSYGSFKRVLSLPEDAVADEAEATFKNGILNISVPRKAQKKPANIRQIEIKKAS
- a CDS encoding calcium-binding protein, with the protein product MSIYKPNAIILGSLLDELLLGTAGADIISGYAGDDAIFSGWGDDVIIGGAGGDLLVSGRGQDFLAGKRGNDALFGGTGNDLLVGGSGNDALFGGRGNDVLAGNAGQDILAGEDGDDALFGGTGDDLLAGGNGNDLLAGESGNDALFGGYGHDVLAGGIGNDLLAGEQGNDILDGEAGDDVLAGGEGTDLLLGGIGNDALFGGNYNDVLNGQSGHDALFGENGNDILAGELGNDLLAGGNGDDALFGGADNDVLAGESGNDLLAGETGDDALFGGTGHDWLSGGWGNDLLAGEEGNDALGGDAGDDALFGGSGNDALFGGIGNDLLYGGADGDILFGEAGNDAFLFDAESIASGPDIIGDFTSGQDVIVLADLIDLDAFDPLTQSINDFILTLEVDGNTVIGVDADGTGTEASLQIVAALAGATGLGSAEDMIAAGSIAIV